The Coffea arabica cultivar ET-39 chromosome 6e, Coffea Arabica ET-39 HiFi, whole genome shotgun sequence genome contains the following window.
CTTCTCATCTTTTTGAAAACGTTGTTAAGTACTCTCCTTTGGCCAAAGTTTATATGCAATTTGGTCAGCCGTTGTCTCCTTTCGCTTATGAGCACCAAAGATACCATTGTGAAAAAAATGTACCATCCTCTGAGAACACAGCTTTCAAAACAGCTTCTACATCTCAAGGTATATTTTTTAGACAAAAATTGTTTTCAATGCACCATTTTTGAATATTCTTTCCTTCCTACCACATCCTAATTATGTTCATTGAAATGACACTGGACTATTTTGGTTAGCTTATTTCTTTATACGATTGCAGAAACCACCTCTGTTCAGGTCAGCCGCTCTACCGATTCTGTTGAAAAAAATGATTCAGTCATGACTGCAACAGAAAATGCCCGCTCTTCTGCCTTCTCATGTAAGACACAGCCTTTTACTCGAGAACGTTGTTCTCGACGCCGTGTGAGAAAGCAGGCTCTGGGTTGGCATTTTATTTCTCAACAACTATTTAGATGCCATTGCTATATAGCCTGATAGAGGCACAACTTAGTCCGCTTCTCAGCTGTAGTTTTAAAATAAATGCAGCTGCACCTAAAAGGGGGAGGCAGCGACGCATTTTTCCAATCACTGAAATCCCGCATGAAGCTTTGACTCTTCCAGATGCTCCTGATTGTGAGCACTGTGGAGTCAAGAGGTTCCATTTAGAACCTCCTAACTTTTGCTGCTCTGGGGGAGAGATTTTGATTGTGGCTCCATCTATGCCTTATGATCTTAAACGCCTATTTATCGAAAATGATGAGGAAAGCGCTCATTTTAGAAATAATGTTAGGACCTATAATAGCAACTTGGGATTCACATCCTTCGCTGCAAGATATGATCCAGAGCTGACCAAGAACACGAAAGGTGTTTACACTTTTTGTGTTCAGGGTCAGGTCTACCACTTTCTTAATAGTTTACAGCAGTCAAGCGAAAAACCTTCTAGAATTCAGTTTTACTTTTTTGATTCTGATGAGGAATTAGCAATAAGGGTTGGAAGTTCTGATAAGTTGCGTGAAGGCACTTTAAAATTACTTATGCGTATCCTGTCGAACAATCCTTATGCTAAATTCTTTAAGAATCTTAGGAATGTCCCAAACATTGACAGCTATAAGATTGTTTTGAATTGTTATCCTGATTTAGACCAACGCGTCTATAACCTACCTACAGTCTCTCAAGTTGCTGCCATATGGACTGAGGATGATGATGAATCAGCGGATAGAAATGTTCATATTCAAGTTTATACTCACTCTAATACCAGCCATAGAATCAAGCATTACTATGGCTATTATGATCCTTTGCAATACCCTATTCTCTTTCCTCAAGGTGAATGTGGATGGCACCATGGTGTTAAGAAACTTCGCAAGAGGAAGAGAAATGCAAATTCTTGTGAGGCTGATTTCAACGTTGACCTTTCCTCTGTTGATGACCCTTCACATTTACTAGACTTGGAACGTAGAGGCAAGTGTTTTCCTTGCTGTCTTTGACTATTAGGAGCAAGCATCATAAACTGTATCGACATTAGTTTGACATTTTTTTACTTGTTCTTTATAGCTGTTGAACATGGAAAGAGTGAAGAGGACACTGTATCGGCAAGAGAGTATTATTGTTATAGGTTTCAAATAAGAGAGAACGATGAGTCGATGTTGCTGCACTGTCTTAGACTTCTACAACAATTTTCAGTTGATTCCTATGTGAAGATAGAAACTTCTAGGCTGGATTTTCATAGACACCGACAAAATGTGGTTAGATCAGAAATTCTTCAAGGGGTATTGGACAGTGTTTCTCTAGGCCAGACTGAAGGTTCTAAAGTTGGACGTAGGATAGTGCTACCTGCTTTCTTTATTGGTGGTCCTAGAGACATGAGGCGCCGCTATCTCGATGTAATGGCACTCATACAAAAGTACGGAAAACCAGATATTTTTCTTACCATGACCTGCAATCCGGCATGGAAAGAAATTCAGTGCAATCTTAAGTATCATGAAAAGCCGCAGGATAGGCCTGATTTTCTAGCTAGAGTTTTTAGAGCTAAATTCGAAATGGTTAAGCATGAACTCTTGAATAAACAGATTTTTGGTGAAGTGGCAGCCTGCGTGTATGTCATTGAATTTCAAAAGCGGGGATTTTCACATGCTCATTTGTTACTCATTTTAAAGTCTCAATTTAAGTTGCTCAATCCGGAGTCTTATGACAAGGTAGTCTGCACTGAATTACCTGATCGGCTTCAATATCCTCACCTCTACTCTCTTGTTGTAAAACATATGATTCACGGTCCCTGTGGCGATATGGATAAAAGTTACCCTTGTATGAAAGATGGTTCTTGCAAGAATCACTATCCAAAAAATTTCTGCCCTCATACAACCCATGGTGAAGATAGTTATCCATATTATAGGAGAAAGGATGATGGCAAAAAAGTGAAAGTTCGCAGATTCACTCTTGATAATAGATGGCTTGTGCCTTACAACCCTTATCTTCTTGCTTTGTTCGATTGCCACATGAACGTGGAGATTTGTTCTACCATTAAATTGGTCAAGTACTTGTATAAATATGTGTTCAAGGGGCATGATCTGGTTTGCTTTAGGATTATGGCAGATGATAGTGCTACTGATACTGATGAGATTAAAGAGTTCCAGAAAGGTCGATACATCTCGCCTCCAGAAGCATTTTGGCTCATCTATGAGTTCCGTTTAAACGAGATGACCCCATCTGTCTATACTCTCCAGGTTCACCTTCCAAATCAGCAGCTTGTTTCTTTCCCGAAGAACTCAGACTTGCTGCAATTGTTAGCTAAAGTAGATTTTTCTAAAACCATGCTGACtgagtttttcaaaatgaatgcCTCCAACGCAACTGCTGAGAACCTTAAATGCTTTTATAAAGATTTTCCTTAGCATTTCGTTTGGTCTTCTAAGTATAGACACTGGACAGAAAGAAAGCGTCGAAAGGTGATAGGTAGACTCGTCAGTGTTAATCCACGAGAGGGAGAGAGGTACTATCTGAGGCTTCTCTTAAATCATATTCCAGGACCGATATCATTCGATGATCTCTTGACTGTTCATGCTAAAAAAATGAAGTCGTTTAGGGAGGCTGCTTTGGCACTTGGATTGCTGCAATCTGATACGTACATGGAAGAAACGCTAGAGGAAGCTGTTGCATTTCAAATGCCGTCTTCACTCAGATTGTTATTTGCAACTCTTCTGGTCTATTGTTCTCCAATTGATCCCACAATGTTATGGAGAAAatttgaattggacttttctagAGATTATGAACGGCATAAACAATATCATGCCTACTCTCCCGCTCAAATTAAGGGATTGGTTCTAGTTGATATTAACAAATCACTTCAGCAGATGGGTACATCCATTGCTGCCTATCAGTTGCCATTAGATGAGCTTGTTAGTGTGGATCATGTTCATTTGACAAAGGAGATAGAAGCTGAAAAAAACATAGACATACTGCCGGAAGATCTATTGATGTCTTTGAAATTAAATTTCCAGTAAAAGTATGCTTATGACATCATCTTACAAGCGTGCTTTGCTTCCCAAGGACATTCATTTTTTATTGATGGTCCCGGAGGTACCGGCAAAACCTTTTTATACCGGTCGCTGCTTGCTACTTTGAGATCGCAAGGTTATATAGCCATTGCAGTAGCAACCTCTGTAATTGTAGCATCTATCCTGCCTGGAGGAAGGATTGCACACTCAAGGTTCAAGATACCCCTTGATTTCTCAAAGAACAGAGCCTGCCAACTTAGCAAGCAAGGCAGTGTTGCAAGGCTGCTCTCGGAGTCAAAACTGATCTTGTGGGATAAGGCTTCCATGGCAAAACGAGAAACTATTGAGCCAATTTTTTCATGACATCTCTAAGCAATAATTTGCAAAAGGATTTCCTTTTGCAGTCATGTTTTCTCAATTCTCCATTGTGGTATAAACTTCATAAACTGAAGTTGACAGAAAACATGCGAGCTATATTAGATCCTCAGTTTTCTGAATTCTTGTTAAGAGTTGGCGAAGGGTGTGAACTTGTGGACTTCAACGGTGAAATAACTTTGCTTAGAGATTTAGTCATTCCTTATTACGATAAAGAAGAGTCCTTAAACAGGTTACATAACTTTAAAAATTCTGGTCTATCTACCTGCTCTTTAGTATATACAGCTTCTAATCAAACTTCTTTATTAACAGGTTACTGCAATCTGTATTTTCAGATTTAACTCTCTATTCCCAGGATCCATATAGAATGATTAATAGATGTATTCTTACTCCTAAAAATAGCTCGGTTGATGAGCTGAATGATATACTGATTAGAAGGATTCCTGGAGAGTTTCGCATTTTCATTAGTTCTGACAAAACTGTTGACCAGCGGCACCAGGGGGATTATGAGGATTTTCTTAATTCTCAAAATCCAAAAGACCTTCCTCCTCACAGGTTAATGTTAAAAGAAAACTGTCCGATTATACTGATAAGGAATCTAAATCCTGTTGAAGGCCTATGCAACAGCACAAGGCTTATATGTAGAGAGCTTGGTCGGCATACTATCTCCGCTGAAATTGTCTTCGGCCAGCATCGAGGAAAGAGACTTCTTattccaaaaatacccttacaAACTCCCGACAACCAAAAGAATTCTGTTGCATTTATAAGAACTCAGTTTCTTGTTCGGCTCTGTTTTGCGCTGACCATTAATAAATCTCAGGGACAAACTCTCGATTACGTTGGCATTTACTTGAGAGAATCTGTCTTTTCTCATGGACAGTTATATGTAGCCTTGTCCAGAGTTAGAACTTCAGCTGAGCTGAAAATACTTATTGTACCATGAACTTTTGATGGTATAAAAACGGATTGCAAAACTAGAAATGTTGTGTTCAGTGAAGTTTTTAAATTAAGCTAGCAGTTGACTTTTCTTATAGCCAGGTATACTTGCACCAGTCTATGGCTGTGTTTACTTATTGCTAAAGTTTTTATATATACCCGAACTTG
Protein-coding sequences here:
- the LOC113696541 gene encoding uncharacterized protein, translated to MRAILDPQFSEFLLRVGEGCELVDFNGEITLLRDLVIPYYDKEESLNRLLQSVFSDLTLYSQDPYRMINRCILTPKNSSVDELNDILIRRIPGEFRIFISSDKTVDQRHQGDYEDFLNSQNPKDLPPHRLMLKENCPIILIRNLNPVEGLCNSTRLICRELGRHTISAEIVFGQHRGKRLLIPKIPLQTPDNQKNSVAFIRTQFLVRLCFALTINKSQGQTLDYVGIYLRESVFSHGQLYVALSRVRTSAELKILIVP